GATCCGCGCTCCGTCGAGGTGCGCGGCGAGACCGCGCGCGCGGGCGACGCCGAGGAGCGCCTCCTTGCGACCGCCGGGAAGGACCACGCCCCCGGCGTGGTTGTGCGTGTTCTCGAGGATCAGGAGGGACGCGCGCGCCATGTAGTACGGCCCGGGCGCGGCGGCCGCAGCGACCGCTTCGGGGTCCAGGAGGCCGCCCGCGCCCTGGAGGACTCGCGGCATCGCCCCCGACCAGGCGGCCATCGCGCCCAGCTCGTAGTTGTAGACGTGGCTCCCCGCCTCCACGATCACGTCCGTCCCGGGCCGGGTCAGGAGGTGGATCGCGATCTGGTTCCCCATGGTCCCGGTGGGCACGAAGAGCGCCGCCTCGTGTCCGACCCGCGCCGCCGCCTCGTCCTCGAGCCGGCGCATCGTCCTATCCTCGCCGTAGACGTCGTCTCCGACTTCCGCGGAGCCCATCGCGCGCCGCATCTCCGGCGTCGGCCGGGTCACGGTGTCGCTCCTGAGGTCCACGAACTCCGCGTCGCTCATGTCGTTCTCCGAACGCCCCCGCACGTCCTCAGATCAGCTCGGCGAACAGCTCGTTGCACCGCAGGCGCCCCCAAAGGGTCAGTCGCGCGCGGTGGCCGTCCCGCTCCAAGAGGCCCGCCGCCTCGGCGCGCTCCCAGGCCTCGCGGTGTCTCGCGTCGAGATCGATCCCGTAGCGCGCGCTCACCGCCCCGAGGTCGATCCCCTCGACGAGCCTGAGACCCATGATCAGCGCCTCCGCCGCCCTCCGCCCGGTATCGTACGCCTCCAAGGCCTCCACCGGGTCCCGGCCGGCGTCGAGCCGCTCGAGGTAGGCGCCGAGATCGCGCACGTTGGCCCGCCGCTCGCCGGCGACGTAGCCGTGCGCTCCCAGCCCGAATCCCGCGTACGGGGCGTCGGTCCAATACTTGAGATTGTGCCGGCTCTCGTGGCCCGCGCGCGCGAAGTTCGAGATCTCGTAGGCCGGAAGTCCCGCGGCCTCGAGAGCGTCGGCGCCCTCCTCGTAGGCTCGAGCGAGGGCGTCGTCGTCGGCGACCTGGGTGCTTCCGGCCCGGAGCGAGCGGGACAGCGGCGTGTCCTTGTCGGTCTCGAGCAGGTACATCGAGACATGGTCGGGGAGGAGCGCCGCCGCCGCGCGGACCGTTCGACCCCAGGACCGGAGATCCTCTCCCGGCAGTCCCGCGATGAGGTCGATTCCCACCGAGCGGAACCCCGCGGCCCGCGATCGCTCCACCGCTTCGACCGCGGTGCGGGCATCGTGGATCCGTCCCACCCCGGCGAGCACGCGGTCGTCCAGGGATTGGATCCCCACGACCACCCGGTTCACGCCGGCGTCGCGGTAGGTCTCGAGCCGGTCCGCCACGAGACTCTCGGGATTCCCCTCGAGGGTGACCTCCGCGTCCTCCGCCAGCTCGAAGCGATCCTTCACCGCGCCGAGCACCCGGCGGACCTCGGCGCCGCTCATCCTCGACGGGGTTCCCCCACCGAGGTACACGGTGTCGGCGGTGCGCGGGGCGGCGGGCTGGAAGCGCGCGACCTCCCGCTCGAGCGCGGCGAGGTAGGCCTCGATCCTGTCGTCCTCGCCGGCGAGCGCGGCGAAATCGCAGTACGCGCACCTGGCGGCGCAGAACGGGAAGTGCACGTACACTCCCGCCTGCGCGCCGGGGAGGTCGGCGCGCGTCACACCTTCCCCACCGCCTCCTCGGGCACCCAGCCGTTGAGGCCGTTCGGAAGGCTCACCTGGACCCAGTCCTGCCGCTCGGATCGGACCTCGATCGTGAGTCCTTCGTGGACCGTGAACAGGACCGCGTTGCTCTCACCCGGCCCCGCGCGGACCTCGGCCGACGGCTTCAGGACCACGGCCATCTGGACTCCCTCGAGGCGATCCCTTGTTGCGAGCCACGACGCGGCGGCCACGGCCAGCAGGAGCAGCAGCCCGGCCAGGACCCACCCTTGGGCGGCGTTCCATCCGCCGGGGCGCGACGATCGCCACGCGACGAGCCCCGCGACGAGCCAGACGAGAAGGACCACCGCCGCAGCCTGCCGGCCGGGTCCGACGGTGTCCTGAACCGTCCTCACCATCCGGATCGGTCCCGCGGTCTCCGGCGCCTCGACCCGGTCGTAGCATCGGGAGCGCGCGAATTCCAGGTTCGCCCGCACGTCCGGGTCCGTCGGGGCGAGCCGCCGCGCCCGCTCGAAGTGGAGGATCGCCTCGCCGAGCTGGCCGAGGCGGAACGCGGCACAGCCGACGTTGTATTCCACCCGAGCGTCCTTGATCCCGTACCGGAGGACCGTGCGGTAGGCCTCCGCCGCCTCGTCGTAGCGCCCCTTCTCGAACGCGGCATTCCCGCGGGAGAACGTCTCCTCGGGCGTCTCGCCACGCGCCGGCACCCGCGCGGACAGCGCGAGCGCCAGTACCAGCGCGGCGGCACGGATCGCCCGGTTCAAAGCTCGCCCTCCAGGAGGTCCACGATCTCCCGGGCCTCCTTCAGGATCTCCGTCTCGCGCGACGACGTGCCGGCGTCGGGCACGAATCGGGCGAAGTCGCAGGCCTCGAGGCAGCTCCGGAACCTGCGCCGCGCCGCGAGATCGATCCCCCTCGCCGCGAGCAGCTCGTCGGCCACGTCGTACGTGAGCCCCGCCGGTGACCGGTCGAAGCGGTCGGCGACGTACTCCACGAGGGCCCGGGCGACCGCCTCGTGAAACGCGGCCACGTCGGAGCCGCCGATCCCTCGCTCCGCGGCGTGAAAACGCTTCCGGGCCGCCGCTCGCGCTCGCCTCCCCCGAACGAGGCCGCGGTCCTGCGACAGCCGCGCCCTGTATCGCGCGACGCCGATCCACACGGGAGAGAGGAACAGCGGCAGCAGGACCAGCGCCATGAACGGCGCGCCCCGGTCGAGGCTCGAGCGCCCGATCGCGAGCCTCCCTCGGAGCGGCTTGATGAACGCGATGTCCCTTCGCTGGGCCTCGACCGCGCCACGCGCCACCGGCCCCTCCGCGGGGCGGTCGCTCCTCCGCACCGCGAGGAGCATCGGCTCGGCGCGAGCTTCCCGGTAGACCGCGGCCGTCGGGTCGAAGTACGGGAACCTCACCGCCGGAATCCGCACGTCCCCGGGAGCCAGCGGGACCAGCACCCATTCCCAGGTCCTCACCGATCGGAGCTTCCCTCCGGTCGTGGTGACGGAGTCGGTGACCTTGGGCTCGAAGACCTTGAGATCCGCCGGCGCATCGAGCCGCGGCGCCCCGGCGGCCTCGAGGGAGCCGTCCCCCTCGACCGTGACCTTGAGGGCCACCGCATCGTTCACCTGCGCGTCCGTGCGGTCGAGCGCCGCCCGGAGCTTGAAGGACCCCACCGCGCCGCCGAAATCGGCAGGCTTCCCCGCCTCGGGCAACGGGCGGACCCTGAG
This sequence is a window from Terriglobia bacterium. Protein-coding genes within it:
- a CDS encoding low specificity L-threonine aldolase gives rise to the protein MSDAEFVDLRSDTVTRPTPEMRRAMGSAEVGDDVYGEDRTMRRLEDEAAARVGHEAALFVPTGTMGNQIAIHLLTRPGTDVIVEAGSHVYNYELGAMAAWSGAMPRVLQGAGGLLDPEAVAAAAAPGPYYMARASLLILENTHNHAGGVVLPGGRKEALLGVARARGLAAHLDGARIFNAAAALGAPAAELARGFDTVMFCLSKGLGAPVGSLLCGSRGLVADARVVRKRMGGAMRQAGILAAAGLVALERHVGRLEEDHHRAARLASVLADLPSFRIDAGAVRTNIVIAEVSPPATAEGVLAGLKERGVLAGGMGPGRVRFVTHLDVDDRGLERAVSALREVGKKG
- the hemW gene encoding radical SAM family heme chaperone HemW, with product MTRADLPGAQAGVYVHFPFCAARCAYCDFAALAGEDDRIEAYLAALEREVARFQPAAPRTADTVYLGGGTPSRMSGAEVRRVLGAVKDRFELAEDAEVTLEGNPESLVADRLETYRDAGVNRVVVGIQSLDDRVLAGVGRIHDARTAVEAVERSRAAGFRSVGIDLIAGLPGEDLRSWGRTVRAAAALLPDHVSMYLLETDKDTPLSRSLRAGSTQVADDDALARAYEEGADALEAAGLPAYEISNFARAGHESRHNLKYWTDAPYAGFGLGAHGYVAGERRANVRDLGAYLERLDAGRDPVEALEAYDTGRRAAEALIMGLRLVEGIDLGAVSARYGIDLDARHREAWERAEAAGLLERDGHRARLTLWGRLRCNELFAELI
- a CDS encoding tetratricopeptide repeat protein; the encoded protein is MNRAIRAAALVLALALSARVPARGETPEETFSRGNAAFEKGRYDEAAEAYRTVLRYGIKDARVEYNVGCAAFRLGQLGEAILHFERARRLAPTDPDVRANLEFARSRCYDRVEAPETAGPIRMVRTVQDTVGPGRQAAAVVLLVWLVAGLVAWRSSRPGGWNAAQGWVLAGLLLLLAVAAASWLATRDRLEGVQMAVVLKPSAEVRAGPGESNAVLFTVHEGLTIEVRSERQDWVQVSLPNGLNGWVPEEAVGKV
- a CDS encoding BatD family protein, with product MRRRVSSSVLALLAVLAGLGARAAGDVKVRAFVEPTGRAVDTEPLTLVIAVEGSDLPDVSIRDLPRLLNLRVLNGPNKSTSTSFEMQGMQIRRSSSVTLRYTLLPEGPGPAEIPPVDVVLGSEVRRTDAIRLVVERGVAGAPPGRERRTRPGRVDGGREIAGAGAVFLKAEMGAPEVWVHQPVPLTVTLYAAGVDIRSFSWMGFPSFSNFWAEEVPTDANTERYQTEIGGGRYNAYPVLRRILIPTAPGEVTIDPFGAQLQVRRTTGDLFEDFFTGGGTGMLVRKTEPIRLRVRPLPEAGKPADFGGAVGSFKLRAALDRTDAQVNDAVALKVTVEGDGSLEAAGAPRLDAPADLKVFEPKVTDSVTTTGGKLRSVRTWEWVLVPLAPGDVRIPAVRFPYFDPTAAVYREARAEPMLLAVRRSDRPAEGPVARGAVEAQRRDIAFIKPLRGRLAIGRSSLDRGAPFMALVLLPLFLSPVWIGVARYRARLSQDRGLVRGRRARAAARKRFHAAERGIGGSDVAAFHEAVARALVEYVADRFDRSPAGLTYDVADELLAARGIDLAARRRFRSCLEACDFARFVPDAGTSSRETEILKEAREIVDLLEGEL